In a genomic window of Pseudomonas oryzihabitans:
- a CDS encoding GntR family transcriptional regulator — translation MRRAQLDDSFKITRSPVTLREMVCNRLRQAILNFQLLPGDRLVERDLCDRLGVSRTSVREALRHLESEGLVEFADARGPRVAIITLQDACDLYELRCVLEGMIVQLFTLRAGPQEIAALEQALVENREALEGAELPDVLESVQNFYDVLMEGCGNRVAATQLRQLQARVSYLRATSVSQANRRQASNAEMERMVAAIRSGDALAAHQASVDHVRAAAKVALDYLRRQQEHQGEEPRELFTPQVQDEPRIER, via the coding sequence ATGAGACGCGCGCAACTAGACGACAGCTTCAAGATCACCCGTAGCCCCGTCACCCTCCGCGAGATGGTATGCAACCGTCTACGCCAGGCGATCCTGAACTTCCAGCTGCTCCCCGGTGACCGCCTGGTGGAGCGTGATCTCTGCGACCGCCTGGGTGTGAGCCGTACCTCGGTACGCGAAGCCCTGCGTCATCTCGAATCCGAGGGGCTGGTGGAGTTCGCCGATGCTCGTGGTCCGCGCGTCGCCATCATCACCCTGCAGGACGCCTGCGACCTCTATGAGCTGCGCTGCGTACTGGAAGGCATGATCGTGCAGTTGTTCACCCTGCGCGCCGGGCCGCAGGAGATCGCGGCGCTGGAACAGGCGCTGGTGGAAAACCGTGAAGCCCTGGAAGGTGCCGAATTACCAGACGTCCTCGAAAGCGTGCAGAACTTCTATGACGTACTCATGGAAGGCTGCGGCAACCGCGTCGCCGCTACCCAGTTGCGCCAGTTGCAGGCCAGGGTCAGCTACCTGAGAGCCACCTCAGTGTCCCAGGCCAATCGCCGCCAGGCGAGCAATGCCGAAATGGAGCGCATGGTCGCCGCCATCCGCAGCGGTGATGCCCTGGCCGCTCACCAGGCCTCGGTCGACCACGTCCGGGCCGCCGCCAAGGTCGCCCTGGATTACCTGCGCCGCCAGCAGGAACACCAGGGCGAAGAGCCGCGCGAACTCTTCACTCCGCAGGTGCAGGACGAGCCGCGCATCGAGCGCTAG
- a CDS encoding DUF1330 domain-containing protein has translation MKGYWIAQVDVTDPEAYRGYTERAPAAFARYGGRFLARGGRAEQVEGEGWATRRVVIEFDSYEQALACYRSAEYQDACGHRQTAARAEIFIVEGL, from the coding sequence ATGAAAGGTTATTGGATCGCCCAGGTCGACGTGACCGATCCCGAGGCTTATCGCGGTTATACGGAGCGTGCGCCGGCGGCCTTCGCTCGCTACGGTGGCCGCTTTCTCGCCCGCGGTGGGCGTGCCGAGCAAGTGGAGGGCGAAGGCTGGGCCACGCGGCGCGTGGTGATCGAATTCGATTCCTACGAGCAGGCGCTGGCCTGCTATCGCTCGGCGGAGTACCAGGACGCTTGCGGCCACCGCCAGACGGCGGCGCGGGCGGAGATATTCATCGTCGAAGGGCTGTAA
- the ribBA gene encoding bifunctional 3,4-dihydroxy-2-butanone-4-phosphate synthase/GTP cyclohydrolase II: MAIHPIEALIEDFRAGKMVILVDDEDRENEGDILIAADACTPDAISFMAREGRGLICLTLTEERCRQLNLMQMVSDNGTVHGTAFTVSIEAASGISTGISAADRARTIAAAVAPGATPRDLVQPGHIFPLRARDGGVLTRAGHTEAGCDLARLAGRDPSAVIVEVMNDDGSMARRPDLERFGERHGIKLGTIADLIHYRLRTEHTVVRIGESELPTVHGTFRLLTYEDRIEGGVHLAMVMGAIDRETPTLVRVHALDPLRDLVGAEYSGPPSWTLWGALQKVAEEGHGIVVVLANHESSQALLARVPSLTQPRRLFERSQSRIYAEVGTGAQILQDLGVGRIRHLGLPLRYAGLTGYELEIVETLPFTG, encoded by the coding sequence GTGGCCATCCACCCTATCGAAGCGCTCATCGAGGATTTTCGTGCCGGCAAGATGGTCATCCTGGTGGATGACGAGGACCGCGAGAACGAAGGCGACATCCTCATCGCCGCGGACGCCTGCACGCCCGACGCCATCAGCTTCATGGCCCGGGAAGGTCGGGGCCTGATCTGCCTGACCCTTACCGAAGAGCGCTGTCGGCAGCTCAACCTGATGCAGATGGTCAGCGACAACGGCACCGTACACGGCACGGCTTTCACGGTCTCCATCGAGGCGGCCAGCGGGATTTCCACCGGTATCTCGGCCGCCGATCGGGCCCGCACCATCGCCGCCGCCGTGGCGCCCGGCGCCACCCCGCGCGACCTGGTGCAGCCCGGCCACATCTTTCCCCTGCGTGCCCGCGACGGCGGCGTGCTGACCCGTGCCGGTCATACCGAGGCCGGTTGCGACCTGGCTCGGCTGGCGGGTCGCGATCCATCCGCGGTGATCGTCGAGGTGATGAACGACGACGGCAGCATGGCCCGCCGGCCGGACCTGGAGCGCTTCGGCGAACGCCACGGCATCAAGCTGGGCACCATCGCCGACCTCATCCATTACCGACTGCGCACCGAGCACACCGTGGTCCGCATCGGCGAGAGCGAACTGCCCACGGTGCACGGCACCTTCCGCCTGCTCACCTACGAAGACCGCATCGAAGGCGGCGTCCACCTGGCCATGGTCATGGGCGCTATCGACCGCGAGACGCCAACGCTGGTACGGGTGCACGCCCTGGACCCACTGCGCGACCTGGTCGGTGCCGAGTACAGCGGTCCCCCCAGCTGGACCCTCTGGGGCGCCTTGCAAAAAGTCGCCGAGGAAGGCCACGGCATCGTCGTGGTGCTGGCGAACCACGAATCGTCCCAGGCTTTACTGGCACGGGTCCCCTCGCTAACCCAGCCCAGGCGGCTGTTCGAGCGCTCCCAATCGCGCATCTATGCCGAGGTAGGGACGGGGGCGCAGATCCTGCAAGACCTTGGCGTCGGACGCATTCGCCATCTCGGTCTGCCGCTGCGCTATGCCGGCCTGACCGGCTACGAGCTGGAGATCGTCGAGACACTGCCTTTCACCGGTTGA
- a CDS encoding ABC transporter substrate-binding protein, whose amino-acid sequence MSLKRKVIAVAVAGLLTTLGVQAQAESITFTSWGGTTQDAQKKAWAEPFTQQTGIQVVQDGPTDYGKLQAMVQSGNVQWDVVDVEADFALRAAQMGLLEPLDFKTIDRSKIDPRFVNDHALGSFFFSFVLGYNQGKLGSKQPQDWSALFDTTTYPGKRALYKWPSPGVLELALLADGVPKDKLYPLDLDRAFKKLDTIKKDIVWWGSGAQSQQLLASGEATLGQFWNGRIYALQQDGAPVGVSWKQNLIMADMLVVPKGTKHKDAAMKFIAEATSPSGQANFDNLTAYAPVNVDSVAKLSPDLAKNLPTAYASEQVSLNFAYWAQHGSEIATRWNEWLVK is encoded by the coding sequence ATGTCGTTGAAGCGCAAAGTCATAGCCGTAGCAGTCGCCGGTCTGCTGACCACCCTGGGCGTTCAGGCCCAGGCGGAAAGCATCACCTTCACCAGCTGGGGCGGCACCACCCAGGATGCTCAGAAGAAGGCCTGGGCCGAACCCTTCACCCAGCAGACCGGTATCCAGGTGGTGCAAGACGGCCCCACCGACTACGGCAAGCTGCAGGCCATGGTGCAAAGCGGCAACGTGCAGTGGGACGTCGTGGATGTCGAGGCGGATTTCGCCCTGCGCGCCGCCCAGATGGGCCTGCTCGAACCGCTGGACTTCAAGACCATCGACCGTAGCAAGATCGATCCGCGCTTCGTCAACGACCACGCGCTGGGCTCCTTCTTCTTCTCCTTCGTGCTCGGCTACAACCAGGGCAAGCTAGGCAGCAAGCAGCCACAGGATTGGTCGGCGCTGTTCGATACCACCACCTATCCCGGCAAGCGTGCCCTCTACAAATGGCCGAGCCCTGGCGTCCTGGAGCTGGCCCTGCTGGCCGACGGCGTGCCCAAGGACAAGCTCTATCCGCTGGACCTGGACCGGGCCTTCAAGAAGCTCGACACCATCAAGAAGGACATCGTCTGGTGGGGTAGCGGCGCCCAATCCCAGCAGCTGCTGGCCTCCGGCGAAGCGACCCTCGGCCAGTTCTGGAACGGTCGGATCTATGCCCTGCAACAGGACGGCGCGCCGGTCGGCGTGAGCTGGAAACAGAATCTGATCATGGCCGACATGCTGGTGGTACCCAAGGGCACCAAGCACAAGGACGCCGCCATGAAGTTCATCGCCGAGGCCACCAGCCCGAGCGGGCAGGCCAATTTCGACAACCTCACCGCCTATGCGCCGGTGAACGTCGACAGCGTCGCCAAGCTGTCGCCGGACCTGGCCAAGAACCTGCCCACGGCTTACGCCAGTGAGCAGGTGAGCCTGAACTTCGCCTACTGGGCACAGCATGGCAGCGAGATCGCCACTCGCTGGAACGAATGGCTGGTGAAATGA
- a CDS encoding ABC transporter permease yields MRDRQRQVSDPTRMRGERAVRWKGAGQLVPALLFLGVFFLLPLSGLLLRGFLDPTPGLENYQTLFANGAYAQVLFNTFGVAALVTLFSVLIGFPLAWTITLMPRGWGRILFNIVLLSMWTSLLARTYAWLVLLQGSGVINKLLLATGLIDQPLELVNNLTGVVIGMTYIMIPFIVLPLQATLQAMDPMVLQAGAICGASPWTNFRKVFLPMCRSGLGSGALMVFVMSLGYYVTPALLGGAQNMMLPEFIIQQVQSFLNWGLASAAAALLIVIALLLFALYLRLQPESPVDPQNAR; encoded by the coding sequence ATGAGGGACAGGCAGCGCCAGGTGAGCGATCCGACCCGGATGCGGGGTGAAAGGGCCGTACGCTGGAAGGGGGCGGGTCAGCTCGTCCCCGCCCTGCTGTTCCTTGGTGTGTTCTTCCTGCTCCCGCTCAGCGGCCTGCTCCTGCGTGGGTTTCTCGATCCCACGCCAGGGCTGGAAAACTACCAGACCCTGTTCGCCAACGGTGCCTATGCGCAGGTGCTGTTCAACACCTTCGGCGTTGCCGCGCTGGTGACCCTGTTCAGCGTGCTCATCGGCTTTCCATTGGCCTGGACCATCACCCTGATGCCCCGCGGCTGGGGCCGGATACTCTTCAACATCGTGCTGCTGTCGATGTGGACCAGTCTGCTGGCGCGTACCTATGCCTGGCTGGTGCTGCTGCAGGGTTCGGGCGTGATCAACAAGCTGCTGTTGGCGACCGGCCTGATCGACCAACCCCTGGAGCTGGTCAACAACCTCACCGGGGTGGTGATCGGCATGACCTACATCATGATCCCCTTCATCGTGCTGCCGCTGCAGGCGACGCTACAGGCCATGGACCCCATGGTGCTGCAGGCGGGTGCCATTTGCGGCGCCAGCCCCTGGACCAACTTCCGCAAGGTGTTCCTGCCCATGTGCCGCTCGGGCCTGGGTTCGGGCGCGCTGATGGTGTTCGTCATGTCGCTCGGCTACTACGTCACCCCTGCGCTGCTCGGCGGGGCGCAGAACATGATGTTGCCGGAATTCATCATCCAGCAGGTGCAGTCGTTCCTGAACTGGGGACTGGCCAGCGCCGCGGCGGCCTTGCTGATCGTCATCGCCCTGCTGCTGTTCGCCCTCTATCTCAGGTTGCAACCGGAATCCCCGGTCGATCCCCAGAACGCGAGGTGA
- a CDS encoding ABC transporter permease yields the protein MLLTPNAIGWRLRGGLLLVTGAIAAVLLLPIVFIVLLSFGSSQWLIFPPPGWTLKWYQQFFSNPEWMEAGLTSLKVALLTTLVSVALALPCAFALVRGKFPGRKTLYALFTLPMIVPLVVIAVAIYALFLRLGYTGTLLAFVVSHVIVALPFTLIAVINSLKLFDQSIEDAAVICGASRLQAIYRVTLPGIWPGVFAGALFAFLVSWDEVVLSVMMASPTLQTLPVKMWATLRQDLTPVIAVASTVLIGLSLLVMLGAALLRRRQPHSH from the coding sequence ATGCTGCTGACTCCCAATGCCATCGGCTGGCGCCTGCGTGGTGGCCTGCTACTGGTCACCGGTGCCATCGCCGCGGTTCTGCTGCTACCCATCGTCTTCATCGTGCTGCTGTCGTTCGGCTCGTCGCAGTGGCTGATCTTCCCGCCGCCGGGCTGGACACTGAAGTGGTACCAGCAATTCTTCTCCAACCCGGAATGGATGGAGGCCGGGCTGACCAGCCTCAAGGTGGCGCTGCTGACCACCCTGGTCTCGGTAGCCCTGGCGCTGCCCTGCGCCTTCGCCCTGGTACGCGGCAAGTTTCCCGGGCGCAAGACGCTCTATGCGCTCTTCACCCTGCCGATGATCGTGCCGCTGGTGGTGATCGCCGTGGCCATCTATGCGCTGTTCCTGCGGCTGGGCTACACCGGCACCCTGCTGGCCTTCGTGGTCAGCCACGTGATCGTCGCCCTGCCCTTCACCCTGATCGCCGTCATCAACTCGCTCAAGCTGTTCGATCAGTCCATCGAGGACGCCGCGGTCATTTGCGGCGCCTCGCGCCTGCAGGCCATCTACCGGGTGACCCTACCAGGCATCTGGCCAGGGGTATTCGCCGGGGCGCTGTTCGCCTTCCTGGTGTCCTGGGATGAGGTGGTGCTCAGCGTGATGATGGCCAGCCCCACGCTGCAGACCCTGCCGGTGAAGATGTGGGCGACGCTGCGTCAAGACCTGACGCCGGTGATCGCCGTGGCGTCGACGGTCCTGATCGGTCTTTCCCTGCTGGTGATGCTTGGCGCCGCCCTGCTGCGCCGCCGCCAACCCCATTCCCATTGA
- a CDS encoding ABC transporter ATP-binding protein, which translates to MSAVLQNTTPAAPLVRLQNLNKHYGDFTAVDDLSLDIHEGEFLTFLGSSGSGKSTTLAMLAGFETPSSGAINVAGRSLLRVPPHQRDIGMVFQRYSLFPHLSVRDNIGFPLDIRKLGTAERNQKVDAMLRLVQLEAFAHRRPAQLSGGQQQRVAIARALVYEPRILLMDEPLGALDKKLREDLQDELRQLHRRLGITIVYVTHDQEEALRLSQRIAIFSHGRIVGLGSGYDLYQNPPNAFVAAFLGNSNFLRVTARAQAHCDFEGQGLAMRPTANVKPNQELLLMLRPEKLQLLTAEQTAATPLPAGWNEIDARVGEALFLGESQSCTLQTGSGTQLMVKSLAHAQGLQVGQSVRLRWAASDACVYTEWNDADLSKAAAH; encoded by the coding sequence ATGAGCGCCGTACTCCAGAACACCACTCCCGCGGCCCCGCTGGTCCGCCTGCAAAATCTGAACAAGCACTACGGCGACTTCACCGCCGTCGACGATCTCTCGCTGGACATTCACGAAGGCGAATTTCTCACCTTCCTCGGTTCCAGCGGCTCGGGCAAATCCACCACCCTGGCGATGCTGGCGGGCTTCGAGACGCCCAGCTCCGGCGCCATCAACGTCGCCGGCCGCTCGCTGCTGCGGGTGCCACCACATCAGCGCGACATCGGCATGGTGTTCCAGCGCTACTCGCTGTTCCCGCACCTCTCGGTGCGCGACAACATCGGCTTCCCGCTGGATATCCGCAAGCTCGGCACCGCCGAGCGCAACCAGAAGGTCGACGCCATGCTGCGTCTGGTCCAGCTCGAAGCCTTCGCCCATCGTCGCCCGGCGCAACTCTCCGGCGGCCAGCAGCAGCGCGTGGCCATCGCCCGGGCGCTGGTGTACGAGCCACGCATCCTGCTAATGGACGAACCCCTGGGCGCCCTGGACAAGAAGCTGCGCGAAGACCTGCAGGACGAACTGCGCCAGTTGCACCGGCGCCTGGGCATCACCATCGTCTACGTCACCCATGACCAGGAAGAGGCGCTGCGGCTGTCCCAGCGCATCGCCATCTTCAGCCACGGTCGCATCGTCGGTCTGGGCAGCGGCTATGACCTCTACCAGAATCCGCCCAACGCCTTCGTCGCCGCCTTCCTCGGCAATTCCAACTTCCTGCGCGTCACCGCGCGGGCCCAGGCGCATTGCGACTTCGAGGGTCAGGGATTGGCGATGCGGCCTACCGCGAATGTCAAACCCAACCAGGAATTGCTGCTCATGCTGCGCCCCGAGAAGCTGCAGCTGCTGACAGCCGAACAGACCGCCGCCACGCCCCTCCCTGCCGGCTGGAACGAGATCGACGCCCGGGTCGGCGAAGCCCTGTTCCTCGGCGAGAGCCAGAGCTGCACCCTGCAGACCGGCAGCGGCACCCAGTTGATGGTCAAGTCCCTGGCCCATGCCCAGGGTTTGCAAGTCGGCCAGTCGGTACGACTGCGCTGGGCCGCCAGCGATGCCTGCGTCTACACCGAGTGGAACGACGCCGACCTGAGCAAGGCCGCTGCGCATTAG
- a CDS encoding AAA family ATPase, producing the protein MSDFFIERVYAKNYRQFSTLDVTFNRGFNFITGPNGSGKTSILACIAHCLHHSTFNYSRFKENVEFWTDLAMPEGKYRIGMGAGSISPMGYRKNQLTSWTSPPLEDDRHSISTSNIKNIEEFCPLFIGSNRNIKYTKIDGMQREATQDERSNYYTSRSLNSLYGENQEPIKQWLINRYFIIDKEWAQVEKENWNHLITSLPHLGPFNSDLKYIKTERDLEPIFSIYGEECYLEELSSGFQAVLYIVINIFEWIESTKPEGKRVASKAFGTVLIDELDIHLHPEWQLTLRKGLKIIFPNLQFIVTTHSPHLLASAESGETIILPREHGQKDYIIKPTRQKFSGWNTDQILSDVMDVKSLANKDYEQAIHRAFTAIEQNSADHLEQEIQTLAKISHPDDSIVTVLTTRLAAMKVKG; encoded by the coding sequence GTGAGTGATTTTTTTATTGAGCGTGTATACGCAAAAAACTATCGACAATTTTCTACGCTTGATGTCACATTCAATCGAGGCTTTAACTTTATCACCGGGCCAAATGGTTCTGGAAAAACCTCAATACTCGCCTGTATTGCACATTGCCTTCACCATAGTACTTTCAACTACTCGCGATTTAAAGAGAATGTAGAGTTCTGGACAGATCTCGCCATGCCTGAAGGAAAGTACCGAATTGGAATGGGAGCTGGCAGCATAAGCCCAATGGGGTACCGGAAGAATCAGTTAACATCATGGACAAGCCCACCCCTAGAGGATGATAGACACTCAATAAGCACGAGCAACATTAAAAATATAGAAGAATTTTGCCCTTTATTCATCGGTTCAAACCGAAACATAAAGTATACAAAAATTGATGGAATGCAACGCGAAGCTACGCAGGATGAACGCAGCAACTATTACACCTCGAGGTCACTGAACTCGCTTTATGGGGAAAATCAAGAGCCCATAAAGCAGTGGCTCATTAACCGATACTTCATCATTGACAAAGAATGGGCGCAGGTAGAAAAAGAGAACTGGAACCATCTTATAACATCACTCCCACACCTGGGCCCATTTAACAGTGACTTAAAATACATAAAGACTGAGCGAGATCTTGAGCCAATCTTCTCAATTTATGGTGAGGAATGTTACCTCGAAGAACTTTCATCAGGTTTTCAAGCCGTTCTTTATATTGTTATTAACATTTTTGAGTGGATCGAATCCACTAAGCCAGAGGGGAAGCGGGTAGCCTCAAAAGCTTTCGGGACTGTCCTCATTGACGAGCTAGATATCCACCTTCATCCAGAGTGGCAACTCACGCTCAGAAAGGGCTTAAAAATAATATTTCCTAACTTGCAGTTCATCGTCACAACACACTCCCCGCACCTATTGGCCTCTGCTGAAAGCGGAGAAACTATTATTTTGCCGAGAGAACACGGGCAAAAAGATTATATTATTAAGCCAACGAGACAGAAGTTCTCCGGGTGGAATACCGATCAAATATTATCAGACGTTATGGACGTCAAAAGCCTAGCCAACAAAGATTACGAGCAAGCAATCCATAGAGCCTTCACGGCAATCGAGCAAAATTCGGCAGATCACCTTGAGCAGGAAATTCAAACGCTTGCAAAAATCTCCCACCCAGACGATAGCATAGTGACTGTTTTAACTACCAGACTAGCTGCAATGAAGGTGAAAGGATGA
- a CDS encoding HNH endonuclease produces MIKLERPPKPAILVDKEQEWLEPFLAALDQYGNYKKIPKEEKDKLTGHYRHDQIKQALFPSSFFKCAFCEGKPQENGNIEVEHFFPKSLYPEKIFSWENLLPACRKCNDSKLVHDTGHEPIVNPYDEDPDDYFQYTDILIKPFNENKKGHSTIVVCSLNSARLMKPRAEILISLHTFRSNLQEALEDLDLQVTSKRKQHKLRKIAEAIDIMEQLTENNKAYSGYCRHYLKSCKVYQSAKKVIEDFTQSAD; encoded by the coding sequence ATGATCAAACTGGAACGCCCTCCGAAGCCAGCCATCCTAGTAGACAAAGAGCAGGAGTGGCTCGAACCGTTTTTAGCAGCGTTAGATCAGTATGGTAACTACAAGAAGATTCCAAAAGAAGAAAAAGACAAGCTGACTGGCCACTATCGACATGACCAGATTAAGCAAGCGCTCTTTCCGAGCTCATTTTTTAAATGCGCATTCTGCGAAGGGAAACCGCAAGAGAACGGAAACATAGAGGTAGAGCATTTCTTTCCGAAATCTCTTTACCCCGAAAAAATATTTAGTTGGGAAAATCTTCTACCCGCGTGTCGAAAATGCAACGACTCCAAACTGGTGCATGACACAGGTCACGAGCCGATAGTCAACCCCTATGATGAGGATCCGGACGACTACTTCCAGTATACCGATATTTTGATCAAGCCTTTCAATGAAAACAAAAAGGGGCATAGCACTATAGTAGTGTGCAGCCTAAATAGCGCTCGACTTATGAAGCCAAGAGCGGAAATATTAATAAGCCTTCACACATTCAGAAGTAATTTGCAGGAGGCATTAGAAGATCTAGATCTCCAAGTCACCTCAAAAAGAAAGCAGCATAAATTACGAAAAATCGCAGAGGCTATCGATATAATGGAGCAGCTCACGGAAAACAACAAAGCATACTCCGGGTATTGCAGGCACTACTTGAAATCATGCAAAGTTTACCAGTCGGCGAAGAAAGTCATCGAAGATTTCACGCAGAGCGCTGATTAA
- a CDS encoding HEPN domain-containing protein produces the protein MKLDAIVVRADQLIVMGQQVVATRHSSGYRSDGVESAPMKGFRVAALSFIDRVYGRDHPHFAEFEASTNDSWLYNAEHGLAIVQTIRDEIAGGWLFTVRGLVAAEVFADFLEMAEHLLESGYKDPAAVMAGSVLEEHLRQLCDKHAIPINEQKNDRQMPKKADRLNAELTASTAYSKLDQKQITAWLDLRNNAAHGNYNAYTAEQVEQLLAGVTNFMVRVPA, from the coding sequence ATGAAACTTGATGCAATTGTTGTGCGTGCTGACCAGTTAATAGTTATGGGACAACAGGTAGTTGCCACGCGACATTCTTCGGGATATAGATCAGACGGGGTTGAAAGCGCCCCGATGAAAGGTTTCCGCGTAGCGGCACTCTCGTTTATTGATCGCGTCTATGGCCGCGATCATCCACATTTCGCAGAATTCGAAGCCAGCACCAATGACAGCTGGCTCTACAACGCAGAGCATGGGCTAGCCATAGTCCAAACCATTCGTGATGAGATCGCCGGAGGCTGGTTATTTACTGTTCGGGGATTGGTTGCCGCGGAGGTTTTTGCCGACTTTCTCGAAATGGCGGAGCATCTACTCGAGTCCGGCTACAAGGATCCTGCTGCGGTCATGGCTGGAAGCGTTCTCGAAGAACACTTGCGGCAACTGTGCGACAAGCATGCGATACCGATCAATGAACAGAAAAATGATAGGCAAATGCCCAAAAAAGCAGATCGCCTCAATGCTGAGCTGACCGCTTCGACGGCATACTCGAAGCTTGACCAGAAGCAAATTACGGCTTGGCTGGATTTGCGCAACAATGCCGCACATGGAAACTACAATGCTTATACCGCAGAACAAGTAGAACAGCTTCTAGCGGGTGTCACTAACTTCATGGTTCGCGTTCCGGCTTAG